A part of Paenibacillus sp. sptzw28 genomic DNA contains:
- a CDS encoding cell wall metabolism sensor histidine kinase WalK, which yields MTALIARINALPVKWRLTLWSSLFIIILFACYSGAQYLILNRWAMSQEQQTLQKSFEEIQGYFADKASTDIAGSRSFLGKVNQSNQMIRILDDNGRVVLTISDILPSQWVLPQVAEATKLVQVWHGDDHLLILRSPLILTSFTGTIEIVRDLETYEKVNHIMLLIMAVGGLIGIAVGILGAVLLARQLVKPVAVLTETMGRITHNGLNERVDFIPNKDELSVLSQMFNEMMDRLSSSFQQQKQFVEDASHELRTPIAIIEGHLAMLQRWGKRDPAILDESLKASLQELARLKKLSQELLTLSRAEALTQQLPELIDPILSIRQLTDDFAVLYPAFTFNTDYETASGVLIAMNEDHWKQILIIILDNAVKYSGDKKVIRLHVTVTPERLFQLKVTDYGIGIPEEEVSRVFDRFYRVDKARSRTLGGSGLGLSIAKRMVEGYQGAISITSKENHGTIVTVTLPHNGVDE from the coding sequence ATGACAGCTCTTATCGCGCGTATTAATGCGCTGCCTGTAAAGTGGCGTCTTACCTTATGGTCGTCGCTGTTCATCATCATCCTGTTCGCCTGTTACAGCGGCGCCCAATATTTGATTCTCAACAGGTGGGCAATGAGTCAGGAGCAGCAGACGCTGCAAAAAAGCTTTGAAGAGATACAAGGCTATTTCGCCGATAAGGCCTCGACAGATATAGCGGGAAGCAGAAGCTTCCTCGGCAAAGTGAACCAAAGCAATCAGATGATTCGCATTCTTGATGATAACGGTCGCGTGGTTCTTACGATCAGCGATATTCTACCGAGTCAATGGGTACTGCCTCAAGTGGCTGAGGCAACGAAGCTGGTGCAGGTGTGGCACGGCGACGATCATTTGTTGATTCTGCGCAGTCCGTTGATACTCACCTCCTTCACCGGTACCATCGAAATTGTGAGAGATCTGGAAACGTACGAGAAAGTAAATCATATTATGCTTCTGATTATGGCTGTCGGGGGGCTTATCGGCATAGCAGTGGGCATTCTGGGCGCGGTGCTGCTCGCGAGACAGTTGGTCAAGCCTGTTGCCGTTCTGACGGAGACGATGGGAAGAATAACGCATAACGGTTTGAATGAGAGAGTCGATTTTATTCCCAATAAGGACGAACTGTCGGTACTCAGTCAAATGTTCAATGAAATGATGGACCGTCTCTCATCGTCGTTTCAGCAGCAGAAGCAGTTCGTAGAGGATGCGTCGCACGAGCTGCGTACGCCCATAGCAATTATCGAAGGCCATCTGGCGATGCTGCAGCGGTGGGGGAAACGCGACCCCGCGATTCTGGACGAGTCGCTCAAGGCGTCGCTTCAGGAACTGGCCCGGCTGAAGAAGCTGTCGCAGGAGCTGCTCACCCTGTCGCGCGCCGAAGCGTTGACGCAGCAGCTCCCGGAACTAATCGATCCCATCCTTTCAATCAGGCAATTGACCGATGATTTTGCCGTTCTCTACCCGGCGTTTACGTTCAATACCGACTATGAAACGGCATCCGGTGTGTTGATCGCCATGAACGAAGATCATTGGAAACAAATCCTGATTATTATTCTGGACAACGCGGTTAAGTATTCCGGTGATAAAAAGGTAATACGGCTGCATGTAACAGTAACTCCCGAACGCTTATTCCAGCTGAAGGTTACCGATTATGGAATCGGGATCCCTGAAGAGGAAGTCTCACGCGTGTTTGACAGATTCTATCGTGTCGATAAAGCGCGAAGCCGGACATTAGGCGGGAGCGGCCTCGGTCTCTCGATCGCCAAACGAATGGTGGAAGGTTATCAAGGCGCAATCAGCATTACAAGCAAGGAAAACCATGGGACGATTGTAACCGTTACGCTGCCGCACAATGGCGTGGATGAATAG
- a CDS encoding response regulator transcription factor: protein MKKILVIEDEVNFARFIELELTHESYSVTVAYDGEKGLKLALSEEWDLILLDLMLPGLGGFDVCRRVREKKLTPIIMLTARDSVIDRVSGLDSGADDYIPKPFAIEELLARIRALQRRVDKYGDSQSLLTFRDISLNTDSRIVMKGELSISLTKREFDLLALFMSNINRVLTRDMLLDNVWGFDAEVEMNVVDVYVRYVRNKLGDSGEEGYIRTLRGIGYVMR, encoded by the coding sequence ATGAAAAAAATTCTTGTCATCGAAGATGAAGTTAATTTTGCCAGATTTATCGAACTCGAGCTTACTCATGAAAGCTACTCGGTCACGGTCGCTTATGACGGGGAGAAAGGGCTGAAGCTGGCTCTTAGTGAGGAATGGGATTTGATCCTCCTCGATTTGATGCTTCCAGGACTTGGCGGCTTCGACGTATGCAGACGGGTTCGGGAGAAGAAGCTCACGCCGATCATCATGCTGACCGCAAGAGACAGTGTAATCGACCGGGTATCGGGGCTTGACAGCGGAGCGGACGACTATATTCCCAAACCGTTTGCGATCGAAGAGCTGCTTGCCCGTATTCGCGCCCTGCAGCGCCGCGTGGACAAGTATGGTGACAGCCAATCCTTGCTTACTTTCAGGGATATAAGCCTGAATACGGATTCGCGAATCGTAATGAAGGGAGAGCTGTCCATCTCTCTGACAAAGAGAGAGTTCGATTTGCTCGCTTTATTCATGAGCAATATTAACCGCGTTTTGACGAGAGACATGCTGCTAGATAATGTGTGGGGCTTTGATGCCGAGGTGGAGATGAATGTCGTAGACGTTTATGTCAGATACGTTCGCAATAAACTGGGAGATTCCGGCGAAGAAGGCTATATTCGAACCCTTCGCGGAATCGGATATGTGATGCGATGA
- a CDS encoding C40 family peptidase, giving the protein MATGALVMGPPKAHATSASTASNITATAKRYLGTPYKFGASTSRTDIFDCSSFTKYVYKKHGIYLPRTSKQQSRVGSFVPRSQLRPGDLVFFYSPVHHVAIYIGDGKIIHTYGKPGVTISSIKSGWWSKKYQTARRVG; this is encoded by the coding sequence ATGGCAACAGGCGCATTGGTTATGGGGCCGCCGAAAGCCCATGCAACATCCGCTTCTACTGCAAGCAATATTACCGCTACTGCAAAACGCTATTTGGGAACACCTTATAAGTTCGGCGCATCGACGTCGCGCACGGACATCTTCGACTGTTCTTCTTTCACCAAGTATGTATACAAAAAACACGGCATCTACCTGCCGCGCACCTCTAAGCAGCAATCTCGTGTCGGCTCATTCGTACCGAGAAGCCAACTGCGTCCGGGAGACCTGGTGTTCTTCTACTCCCCGGTTCATCACGTGGCGATTTATATCGGAGACGGCAAGATTATCCACACTTACGGCAAACCGGGCGTTACCATTTCCAGCATCAAATCCGGCTGGTGGAGCAAGAAATATCAAACAGCACGCCGTGTCGGTTAA
- a CDS encoding LmeA family phospholipid-binding protein, with protein sequence MNRWIKFILVFIAVIISGIVILLRHISPDQALNLNYTEVPLGERALEMVRHQSLDLVLTEDDINNFVKEGLARKADYRPGVSITGARIHLAGERLIADLNIKVFGRIDIGLAVTYRLEWKEPDLVATAQEARVKSLVLPKALFDDFLIPIGSGLPKPLKVQSVLVGDDQMTIRLQKPRLRDLRELFG encoded by the coding sequence ATGAACAGATGGATCAAATTCATACTTGTTTTTATTGCGGTTATTATTTCAGGCATCGTTATTTTATTAAGGCATATATCTCCCGATCAAGCCCTCAACTTGAATTATACCGAGGTGCCCCTTGGTGAGAGAGCTCTGGAAATGGTCCGACATCAAAGTCTTGATCTGGTGCTTACGGAGGACGATATCAACAATTTCGTCAAAGAGGGGCTGGCGCGTAAAGCTGATTATAGGCCGGGTGTTAGCATCACCGGCGCGCGCATTCATCTTGCGGGAGAACGTTTAATCGCCGATCTCAATATCAAGGTATTCGGGCGTATTGATATTGGACTTGCTGTAACATACCGGTTGGAGTGGAAGGAACCGGACCTCGTCGCAACGGCCCAGGAAGCAAGAGTGAAATCCCTCGTTCTGCCGAAGGCGTTATTCGATGATTTCCTCATACCGATTGGGAGCGGGCTGCCGAAACCGCTTAAGGTGCAGAGCGTCCTGGTGGGCGATGATCAAATGACGATCCGGCTGCAGAAGCCCAGGCTTCGAGATCTGCGGGAACTGTTCGGGTGA
- a CDS encoding DUF3231 family protein, whose translation MGILGGNPKNEPLHYGEVYDLWQFSAMAKGCISNYRALQYHAGDKELKSVLHDLINQAELEVSECDTILTHNGIAPAPALPERPEAKLEDIPVGARFSDQEIAMKTAADSSMGMVACSSMMGKSIREDIGALFAKYHATKTAMGLRILRMNKEKGWLIPPPLQIKRPDLVQA comes from the coding sequence ATGGGTATATTGGGCGGTAACCCGAAGAATGAGCCTTTGCATTACGGTGAAGTCTACGATCTGTGGCAGTTCTCGGCAATGGCCAAAGGATGCATCTCCAACTACCGCGCGCTGCAGTATCATGCCGGTGACAAGGAACTGAAAAGCGTATTGCACGACCTTATCAATCAGGCCGAGCTGGAGGTCAGCGAATGCGATACCATACTTACTCATAACGGTATTGCTCCTGCTCCTGCACTGCCGGAGCGGCCGGAGGCCAAGCTTGAGGACATTCCGGTGGGAGCAAGATTCAGCGACCAGGAAATCGCAATGAAGACTGCGGCGGATTCATCGATGGGTATGGTCGCGTGCAGTTCAATGATGGGCAAATCCATCCGCGAGGATATCGGCGCGCTGTTCGCCAAATATCATGCGACCAAGACCGCAATGGGACTTAGAATCCTGAGGATGAACAAGGAGAAGGGCTGGCTGATTCCCCCTCCGCTTCAAATAAAAAGGCCCGATTTGGTCCAGGCGTAG
- a CDS encoding undecaprenyl-diphosphate phosphatase: MNIIEILKAIVLGFVEGVTEFAPVSSTGHMVIVDDMWLQSEQFLTKYVANTFKVVIQLGSILAVVIIFKDRFLDLLGLKLKRRSGPTAQGEGRLKLTQVIVGLLPAGILGLLFEDYIDEHLFSTGTVLAGLVIGAIFMIAADKFRAKVPKVQTVDQITYKQALTVGLIQCFSLWPGFSRSGSTISGGVLLGMSHRAAADFTFIMAVPIMLGASLISLLKNWQYFTLDALPFFIAGFVSAFVFALISIRFFLKLINRVKLVPFAVYRIILAVIVYVVYF, from the coding sequence GTGAACATTATTGAGATATTAAAAGCGATCGTGCTTGGGTTTGTCGAAGGAGTTACGGAATTCGCGCCGGTATCGTCTACCGGACATATGGTCATTGTAGACGATATGTGGCTTCAGTCCGAACAGTTTCTAACCAAATATGTAGCCAATACGTTTAAAGTCGTTATTCAGCTCGGATCGATTCTGGCCGTCGTCATTATCTTTAAAGACCGGTTTCTCGATCTCTTGGGACTGAAATTGAAAAGGCGGAGCGGGCCAACCGCCCAAGGGGAGGGGCGTCTTAAACTTACTCAGGTTATTGTCGGTCTGCTTCCCGCAGGTATTTTGGGACTGCTGTTTGAGGATTATATCGATGAACATTTATTTTCCACCGGAACGGTATTAGCAGGATTGGTCATAGGTGCTATATTCATGATTGCAGCGGATAAATTCCGCGCCAAAGTTCCAAAAGTCCAGACTGTCGACCAAATTACCTACAAGCAGGCGCTAACCGTGGGGCTCATTCAATGTTTTTCTTTATGGCCGGGATTCTCCCGGTCAGGCTCGACTATTTCCGGTGGCGTCCTGCTTGGAATGAGTCACCGCGCAGCAGCCGATTTCACCTTTATTATGGCCGTTCCTATTATGCTTGGGGCCAGCTTGATCTCGCTGCTTAAGAACTGGCAGTACTTCACATTAGACGCCCTGCCGTTTTTTATCGCAGGCTTTGTCAGCGCCTTTGTGTTTGCATTGATCTCGATACGTTTCTTCCTGAAGCTTATCAACAGAGTTAAGCTCGTACCGTTCGCCGTTTACCGGATTATTCTGGCAGTGATCGTCTATGTCGTTTATTTCTAA
- a CDS encoding DedA family protein encodes MQNWITAFMEQFGYLGIVVMIALENVFPPIPSEVILTFGGFMTTHTDLTVPGVIAAATAGSVAGAVILYGIGHLLQVERLELIVSRWGHILRLTKEDIHKANRWFEKYGYWTVLFCRMIPLIRSLISIPAGMSGMKFWLFVLFTTIGTLIWNIILVLIGASLGESWQEILGFMDVYSNFTYAGIGLGLIVLIILYVRKRRKAGRHLGEIK; translated from the coding sequence ATGCAAAATTGGATTACCGCATTTATGGAACAGTTCGGGTATCTCGGCATCGTGGTCATGATTGCTCTTGAAAATGTTTTTCCCCCGATTCCCTCGGAGGTCATTCTCACATTCGGCGGCTTTATGACTACCCATACAGATTTGACGGTTCCCGGAGTGATTGCGGCAGCTACAGCCGGCTCTGTTGCCGGAGCGGTTATTCTTTACGGGATCGGCCATCTTCTTCAGGTGGAAAGGCTGGAGCTAATCGTTAGCCGCTGGGGTCATATCCTGCGCCTCACCAAGGAAGATATCCATAAAGCCAATAGATGGTTCGAGAAATACGGCTATTGGACGGTGCTGTTCTGCCGGATGATTCCGCTTATACGAAGTCTTATTTCCATTCCCGCGGGAATGTCCGGCATGAAATTCTGGCTGTTCGTCTTGTTTACAACAATAGGAACCTTGATCTGGAATATTATTCTTGTGCTGATTGGAGCTTCTCTGGGAGAATCTTGGCAGGAAATCCTCGGCTTCATGGACGTTTATTCGAATTTTACATATGCGGGAATTGGTTTAGGCTTGATCGTTTTGATTATCTTATACGTTCGTAAACGGAGAAAAGCCGGGCGGCACTTGGGAGAGATTAAATAG
- a CDS encoding FtsX-like permease family protein has translation MTFRQFAYRNVTRNKRTYAAYFFSSAFSVMIFFVCALFIFNPNVKEGVIASIAVQAMMAAECIMYVFSFLFVLYSVSSFLKTRKREFGILIMHGMTKGQLNRMVFLENMIIGLGSIMTGILGGLLTGKLFLMVGSSFLGIPSMPLYVSWQVLALTVSSFVLLFLIISICTSVLTRTNKLIELFQAGQKPKSDPRSSVFLSILAAVLLIAAYYLAATATVATVYVRMLPVTAMTITGSYFFYTQLSVHMIKILKKRRPFFLRRTNIVMISSLAYRLKDNARMFFMVTVISTVSFCSVGVFTSINTLSKQFREDYPAAVGYLAKDGSRVEQQHLMEIREELSAKGIPYESFTLPIKYADAVSSTPGSTAKQLHLISFSDYRKAVNMAGFTFREQTLTGSQALVMIASQRDKAYLTERGMTEYTLKENNLVIREKGYTEHVAVPDYLLADLDEDLNITDFDEDIDGTFSGLVVSDQLFDLIAAPAKIDRYTGFYVHDFEQTMGIAGHLAKDGAVRYDMSKPYAITISGTLQEVQSGLYSIMLFVALLIGTVFFIAAGSFLYFRLYADLDYDRRQFATIAKIGLTDPELTKIVTRQLALLFFVPIGFAGVHSVFAFIALQKFFFLSIASEMGVVLVSFFIAQIFYFFFIRNRYLRNLKKALVNGGLR, from the coding sequence GTGACATTTCGGCAGTTCGCTTATAGAAATGTCACCCGCAACAAGCGGACATACGCCGCGTATTTCTTCAGCAGCGCCTTCTCAGTCATGATATTCTTCGTTTGCGCGTTGTTCATCTTCAATCCGAACGTTAAGGAAGGCGTTATAGCGAGCATTGCCGTTCAAGCGATGATGGCGGCCGAATGTATCATGTATGTGTTCTCGTTCTTATTCGTTCTTTATTCGGTCAGTTCGTTTCTGAAGACGCGAAAGCGGGAATTCGGGATCCTGATTATGCACGGTATGACCAAAGGCCAATTGAACCGGATGGTTTTTCTTGAAAATATGATCATCGGGCTTGGGTCCATCATGACGGGAATTTTGGGTGGTTTATTGACGGGAAAGCTATTCCTTATGGTCGGTTCCAGCTTTCTGGGGATTCCGTCCATGCCCTTGTATGTTTCATGGCAGGTACTGGCGCTTACGGTCAGCTCATTCGTGCTGCTGTTCCTGATTATTTCGATTTGCACGTCCGTGCTTACGCGCACGAATAAGTTAATCGAATTGTTTCAAGCCGGTCAGAAACCAAAATCCGATCCGAGGAGCTCCGTATTTCTATCGATTCTTGCCGCAGTACTCCTGATTGCGGCCTACTATTTGGCGGCAACCGCCACGGTTGCCACGGTATATGTACGCATGCTGCCGGTCACGGCAATGACTATTACCGGTTCCTATTTCTTTTACACCCAGCTTAGTGTTCACATGATCAAGATACTCAAGAAACGCAGGCCGTTTTTTTTGAGAAGGACCAATATTGTCATGATTTCGAGTCTTGCGTACCGTCTGAAGGACAACGCCCGGATGTTCTTTATGGTAACCGTTATTTCGACTGTTTCGTTCTGCTCGGTTGGCGTATTTACTTCTATAAATACGTTATCCAAACAATTCCGCGAAGATTACCCGGCCGCTGTCGGCTATCTCGCGAAAGACGGCAGCCGGGTCGAACAGCAGCACCTGATGGAGATTCGGGAAGAATTGTCAGCCAAAGGCATCCCGTATGAAAGCTTCACACTGCCGATAAAATATGCGGATGCGGTATCGTCCACACCCGGTTCCACGGCGAAACAGCTGCACCTGATATCATTCTCAGATTACAGGAAAGCAGTAAATATGGCAGGATTCACCTTCCGGGAACAAACGTTAACCGGAAGCCAGGCGCTGGTCATGATAGCTTCGCAAAGGGATAAAGCCTACCTAACTGAACGCGGGATGACAGAGTATACGTTGAAGGAAAATAACCTCGTCATTCGCGAGAAAGGTTATACGGAACATGTGGCCGTACCCGATTACTTACTGGCCGACCTTGACGAGGATTTGAACATAACTGACTTTGACGAGGATATTGACGGCACCTTCAGCGGGCTGGTTGTCAGCGATCAATTATTCGACCTGATCGCAGCCCCGGCCAAAATCGACCGGTATACGGGATTCTATGTTCATGATTTTGAACAAACAATGGGGATCGCGGGTCACCTGGCAAAGGATGGCGCAGTCAGATATGACATGAGCAAGCCTTATGCGATCACCATAAGCGGGACTCTGCAGGAGGTGCAAAGCGGCTTATACAGCATCATGCTGTTTGTTGCTCTGCTAATCGGAACCGTATTTTTCATCGCGGCCGGCAGCTTTCTCTATTTCCGTCTATATGCCGACCTTGACTATGACCGCCGCCAGTTTGCAACGATAGCCAAGATCGGATTAACGGACCCGGAGCTCACTAAAATTGTCACGAGGCAGCTGGCATTGTTGTTTTTTGTGCCGATAGGATTCGCGGGTGTTCACAGTGTTTTCGCCTTTATTGCTCTCCAAAAGTTCTTTTTCCTATCTATTGCAAGTGAGATGGGTGTTGTTCTGGTCAGCTTTTTCATCGCCCAAATTTTCTATTTCTTCTTCATCCGCAACCGATATCTACGAAACCTGAAGAAAGCTTTAGTTAACGGAGGTCTACGCTAA
- a CDS encoding ABC transporter ATP-binding protein, whose product MSILDVKNVSKIYEGKVSNKALDNVQFCVEGGEFVGIMGPSGSGKTTLLNVIATIDEPTSGEVRINGKDPHGLNRKETALFRRHQLGFVFQHFNLLDSLTVEENIVLPLTLDGASVKEMDRRLMEVARKLGIESILKKRTYEISGGQMQRTAIARAIIHRPSLILADEPTGNLDSKASRDVMETLSAINEQERATTLMVTHDAAAASYCHRVIFIKDGKFYNEIYRGNNRQTFFQKILDMLSLLGGESRDISAVRL is encoded by the coding sequence GTGTCTATTTTGGATGTGAAAAACGTATCGAAAATTTACGAAGGCAAAGTGTCCAATAAAGCATTGGATAATGTTCAATTTTGTGTTGAGGGCGGCGAATTCGTCGGAATAATGGGACCATCCGGGAGCGGGAAAACGACCCTGCTCAACGTAATCGCTACGATTGACGAGCCTACTTCCGGAGAGGTCCGGATTAACGGGAAGGATCCGCACGGTTTAAACAGGAAAGAGACGGCATTATTTCGCCGGCATCAGCTGGGTTTTGTGTTCCAGCATTTTAATTTGCTTGACTCGTTAACCGTTGAAGAAAATATCGTGCTGCCGCTCACGCTGGACGGTGCGTCCGTGAAAGAAATGGACAGACGGTTAATGGAAGTGGCGAGGAAGCTGGGCATCGAAAGTATTTTGAAGAAACGGACCTATGAAATATCGGGAGGGCAGATGCAGCGGACAGCGATTGCAAGGGCGATCATTCATCGGCCGTCGCTGATCCTGGCGGATGAGCCGACGGGAAACCTGGACTCGAAAGCTTCGAGGGACGTAATGGAGACGCTCTCGGCCATTAACGAACAAGAACGGGCGACGACTCTTATGGTTACGCATGATGCCGCCGCCGCCAGCTACTGTCATCGGGTCATATTTATTAAGGACGGCAAATTTTATAACGAGATTTATCGCGGTAACAACCGCCAGACGTTCTTCCAGAAAATTCTCGACATGCTGTCGCTGTTGGGAGGGGAGAGTCGTGACATTTCGGCAGTTCGCTTATAG
- a CDS encoding sensor histidine kinase, producing MKLFLREQLPLFYIYLAQLLVITLIYRLDGHRSLAVSLYACLLSGCLFIGYLIYRYLTNRSFYNRMENPLAGSEDFAGNNQQTPLAEGLQHLLKSQFRHYQKDILRYRHKIDDHIQFINQWVHQMKTPVSVIHLMIQNEDEPRLHAIGDELDKLKKGLEMVLYTARLDAFEHDFVVEALDLETIIRTVTSSQKRLFIRSRIFPVIRMEGRIGIASDEKWLSFVITQLITNAVRYTVEDNRKIHFHGYIHGVNGVLEIQDEGVGIPAGDLPRIFDPYFTGENGRNFQESTGMGLYLVKQICGKLGHRVELESTAGEGTVVRIIFNLTKL from the coding sequence ATGAAGCTTTTCCTGCGTGAGCAGCTCCCTCTTTTTTACATATATCTTGCTCAGCTGCTTGTCATTACGCTTATATACCGGCTTGACGGCCACCGCAGCCTTGCGGTCAGCTTATATGCATGCTTGCTAAGCGGGTGCCTCTTTATAGGCTATCTAATATACCGATATCTCACGAATCGCAGTTTCTATAACCGGATGGAAAATCCGCTCGCCGGCAGTGAAGATTTTGCGGGAAATAATCAGCAAACCCCTCTGGCTGAAGGCTTACAGCATCTTCTAAAAAGCCAATTCCGTCATTATCAGAAGGATATTCTCCGCTATAGGCACAAAATCGACGATCATATTCAGTTCATAAATCAGTGGGTACATCAGATGAAAACTCCTGTATCGGTCATCCACCTAATGATTCAAAACGAAGACGAGCCGCGCCTGCATGCCATCGGCGATGAATTAGACAAGTTAAAAAAAGGGCTTGAGATGGTATTATATACAGCGCGGCTTGATGCGTTCGAGCACGACTTTGTTGTTGAAGCGCTGGACCTGGAAACTATTATACGAACCGTTACGTCAAGTCAGAAGCGGCTGTTTATCCGCAGCCGGATTTTCCCCGTTATTCGGATGGAAGGCAGGATTGGTATCGCCTCGGATGAGAAATGGCTTTCGTTCGTCATAACGCAGCTTATTACGAATGCGGTCAGATATACAGTGGAAGACAATAGAAAGATTCATTTTCACGGATATATTCATGGCGTAAACGGGGTACTGGAAATCCAGGATGAAGGCGTCGGAATTCCGGCCGGCGATCTGCCGCGCATCTTCGATCCTTATTTTACGGGTGAGAATGGACGTAATTTTCAGGAGTCGACCGGGATGGGACTTTATCTCGTTAAGCAAATATGCGGTAAGCTTGGCCACCGGGTTGAACTGGAATCAACCGCCGGGGAAGGAACGGTCGTCCGGATAATATTCAACCTTACAAAGCTGTAA
- a CDS encoding response regulator transcription factor produces the protein MFRILIVEDDKGLVSLLEEHLHKFGYTTQAVVNFEKVQSEFEQFAPHLVLMDINLPKYDGYYWCRQIRGSSTCPILFISAREGKMDQVMAIENGADDYITKPFDYEIATAKIKSLLRRAYGTYAGTFNERSIEVEGLTLDIERLILSFKDAKVEISHTEAKIMDELMKKSERVVSRDRLLEKIWDDETFVDDNTLNVYVNRVRKKLTTLNINDALQTIRGQGYRLLPNWGSE, from the coding sequence ATGTTTAGAATTCTTATTGTTGAAGACGACAAGGGGCTTGTCAGCTTGCTCGAAGAGCATTTGCATAAATTCGGCTATACAACTCAAGCGGTGGTTAATTTTGAGAAGGTGCAATCCGAGTTTGAACAATTTGCACCTCATCTCGTCCTGATGGATATAAATTTGCCTAAGTATGACGGATATTATTGGTGCCGGCAAATTCGCGGCAGTTCCACTTGTCCTATTCTTTTTATTTCCGCACGCGAAGGGAAAATGGATCAAGTAATGGCTATTGAAAACGGGGCGGATGATTATATTACAAAGCCTTTCGACTATGAAATTGCAACAGCCAAAATTAAAAGCCTGCTTCGCCGGGCTTACGGTACATATGCGGGGACGTTTAATGAACGGTCAATTGAAGTCGAAGGATTAACACTGGATATCGAACGGCTAATTCTCTCGTTTAAGGATGCTAAAGTGGAAATCAGCCACACCGAAGCGAAAATAATGGATGAGCTGATGAAGAAGTCAGAGCGGGTGGTGAGCCGTGACCGGCTGCTGGAGAAAATATGGGATGATGAAACGTTCGTTGACGATAATACGTTGAACGTTTACGTGAACCGCGTCCGCAAAAAATTAACGACATTAAACATTAATGATGCTCTGCAAACAATTCGCGGTCAAGGGTACAGGCTGCTGCCGAACTGGGGGAGTGAATAA
- a CDS encoding HPr family phosphocarrier protein has translation MRVHRFIINANIQRSDLTEISAKSSRFISDIRMEYTNEDGLECFVDVKSLLGMLLLPIKTGTAIRLVTKGKDEEEALDYIYKLFEAYV, from the coding sequence ATGAGAGTACACCGGTTTATCATTAATGCTAATATTCAGCGAAGCGATCTGACAGAAATCTCGGCAAAATCCTCACGGTTTATCTCAGATATCAGAATGGAATATACGAATGAAGACGGCCTGGAATGCTTCGTGGATGTGAAGAGCCTGCTTGGCATGCTGCTGCTGCCCATCAAAACCGGCACTGCTATTCGTTTAGTAACCAAAGGGAAAGACGAGGAAGAAGCGCTGGATTATATATATAAGCTGTTTGAGGCATACGTTTAG
- a CDS encoding spore coat protein encodes MAAHLGAHEVMEVHEILTEAINTANHFQLLRPYVKDQHLAQLLDHQLQFLTQEYNSTVQLLQQQGAGQAVTYQSPRNVSPTYGLDHPAQHRPVSGINELNDRDVASAMLSCHKNGAAKKMMGALECANPQLRHTLQQGAINCAEQAYEVWGYMNQRGYYQVPTMKEVTTDTVLSAYAPSGAMQANQQMQANQQMQANQQMQANQQMAPFNMQ; translated from the coding sequence ATGGCTGCACATTTAGGCGCTCATGAGGTAATGGAAGTACACGAGATATTAACGGAAGCAATTAACACGGCAAATCATTTTCAACTGCTGCGTCCCTACGTGAAGGACCAGCATCTTGCACAGCTGCTCGATCATCAGCTTCAGTTTTTGACGCAGGAATACAATAGTACGGTTCAACTGCTTCAGCAACAAGGCGCAGGCCAGGCGGTCACTTATCAGTCGCCCCGTAATGTTTCGCCGACTTACGGACTCGACCATCCCGCTCAGCATAGACCGGTCTCCGGAATCAATGAGTTGAATGATCGCGACGTGGCGAGCGCAATGCTGAGCTGTCATAAAAATGGCGCCGCGAAAAAAATGATGGGCGCGTTGGAATGCGCGAACCCGCAGCTTCGCCACACGCTCCAGCAAGGAGCCATCAATTGCGCGGAGCAAGCCTATGAAGTATGGGGCTATATGAATCAGAGAGGCTATTATCAAGTCCCTACGATGAAAGAAGTGACGACAGATACAGTCCTGAGCGCATATGCTCCATCTGGAGCGATGCAGGCTAATCAACAGATGCAGGCAAATCAACAGATGCAGGCAAATCAACAGATGCAGGCAAATCAACAGATGGCTCCGTTTAACATGCAGTAA